A single window of Excalfactoria chinensis isolate bCotChi1 chromosome 13, bCotChi1.hap2, whole genome shotgun sequence DNA harbors:
- the NUDCD2 gene encoding nudC domain-containing protein 2, with the protein MSAPFEERSGVVPCGTPWGRWYQTLEEVFIEVQVPPGTRAKDVCCNLQSRSVALSVCGREVLQGKLFDSTIADEGTWTLEDRKLIRIVLMKTNRDAGNCWTSLLENEYAADPWVQDQMQRKLTLERFQRENPGFDFSGAEISGNYSKGGPDFSSLEK; encoded by the exons ATGTCGGCTCCGTTCGAGGAGCGCAGCGGGGTGGTGCCCTGCGGGACGCCGTGGGGCCGCTGGTACCAAACCCTGGAGGAGGTGTTCATCGAGGTGCAGGTGCCGCCGGGCACGCGGGCGAAGGATGTGTGCTGTAACCTGCAGAGCCGGAGCGTGGCGCTGTCCGTGTGCGGCCGGGAGGTGCTGCAG GGTAAACTGTTTGACTCTACGATAGCTGATGAAGGAACGTGGACCTTAG AAGACCGAAAGCTGATACGAATTGTTCTGATGAAGACTAATCGAGATGCTGGAAATTGCTGGACATCTCTGTTAGAAAACGAATATGCTGCTGATCCTTGGGTACAAGACCAGATGCAAAGGAAACTTACGCTGGAGCGATTCCAAAGAGAG AACCCTGGATTTGACTTCAGTGGGGCAGAAATTTCAGGAAATTACAGCAAAGGAGGACCAGACTTCTCTAGCCttgaaaaatga
- the CCNG1 gene encoding cyclin-G1, with product MIETLVSSDARALLYQLTALLEQEMRCQPKGSGLRLIESAHDNGLRMTARLRDFEVKDLLSLTQFFGFHTETFSLAVNFLDRFLSKMKVQPKHLGCVGLSCFYLAVKATEEERNVPLATDLIRISQYRFTVSDMMRMEKIVLEKLSWKVKATTAFQFLQLYHSLIHENLSCERKRYLNFERLETQLKACHCRIMFSKAKPSVLALSIMALEIEEQKLLELTEALEFLQLHSKINNRDLTFWKELVLKCLTEYSSSKCSKPNVQKLKWIVSGRTARQLKHSYYRITHLPTIPETSS from the exons ATGATTGAGACGCTTGTGAGCAGCGATGCCCGCGCGCTGCTGTACCAGCTCACggctctgctggagcaggagatgCGGTGCCAGCCGAAAGGCTCGGGCCTGAGGCTGATCGAGTCTGCCCATGATAACGGCCTCCGAATGACCGCGAGGCTGCGAGACTTCGAAGTGAAGGATCTGCTCAGCTTAACGCAGTTCTTCGGCTTCCACACGGAGACCTTCTCGCTGGCTGTCAACTTCTTAGATAGATTCTTGTCCAAAATGAAG GTACAGCCTAAACACTTGGGCTGTGTTGGATTGAGCTGCTTCTACCTGGCTGTGAAGGCgacagaagaagagagaaatgttcCCTTAGCCACCGACTTAATTCGAATAAGCCAGTATAGGTTCACTGTTTCTGATATGATGAGAATGGAGAAAATTGTATTGGAGAAGCTTTCTTGGAAAGTCAAAGCAACAACAGCCTTCCAGTTTCTACAGCTTTATCACTCACTCATTCATGAGAATTTAAGCTGTGAAAG GAAGAGATACCTTAATTTTGAGAGACTTGAGACCCAGCTTAAGGCATGTCACTGCAGAATCATGTTTTCTAAAGCTAAG CCTTCTGTCTTAGCACTGTCTATTATGGCACTAGAGATAGAAGAACAAAAACTACTGGAGTTGACAGAGGCATTAGAATTTCTGCAGTTGCATTCCAAG ATAAACAACAGAGATTTGACCTTCTGGAAGGAGTTGGTGTTGAAGTGCCTTACAGAATATTCCTCGAGCAAGTGTTCCAAACCAAATGTCCAGAAATTGAAATGGATCGTGTCTGGACGTACAGCACGGCAGCTTAAACATAGCTATTATAGAATAACACACCTGCCTACAATTCCAGAAACCAGCTCATAA